GCATCCCCCTTAGAGATATGCAACCTTTAATAGGACAGTCTTTGATGCTCTTCCAAGAACAATACAAACACTTACAATATATACTAATTGATGAGATGAGCTTTTTGGGGCCTAAATTGCTTTTGAAAATTGACAACAGATTACGTCAGGCATTCCCTTGCCAACAACACGAACCATTTGGAGGCCTCTCAATCATCCTTGTAGGCGACCTTGGCCAACTACCTCCAGTGATGGACAAGCCTTTGTATGCCTCACATTCTACAACCCTTGCATTATGGCACTCCTTTCAAACTGTTGTTACCTTAGATACAAGTTTCTGACAACAAGGTGCCTCAAACATCCAACAACAATTTCGTGCAATCTTGCAAAACATTAGAAATGCCAATCCACTCCAAACAGATTGGGAAGCTCTTATGTCTCGATCCTCTTCCAAACTGCCTATAGATCATAACAAGCACTTTGACAATTCAATTCATTTGTTTACAACAAATGCATCTGTCAAACACCacaatactaaaatgctaaaacaattacactTACCTGTTGCAAGATGTCTCGCCCAAAATTCAAGGCAAACAAACCCTGAATATAATAAAGATGAGCAACTTCCTTCAGAATTGCTCCTCTCCCCTAATGAACAAGTTATGTTGATTGCTAATCTATGGATACAAGCTAGTTTGGTCAATGGATCATTAGGACAAATCAGATCCATTATCTATGATACAGATTCTAGACCTCCTGACTTGCCAAAGTATGTGGTTGTTGAATTCAAAAATTATTCTGGCCCTCATTGGGACAATGCAAATCCAAAATTTGTCCCTATACCACCTATCACTCGAGGCAGCCGCACCCAGCTCCCCCTTGCAATGGCTTGGGCCCTTACTATTCACAAATCCCAAGGCCTCACTTTGGACGAAGCAACAATCGACATTGGCAAGGCTGAAAAACAAGGGCTGACCTTCACTGTACTGTCACGAGTGAAGTCTCTTCATGATCTAAGAATAGAGCCACCTTTCAGTTTTGAAAGATATTCAAAATTACAAAGCAATGCTTATACAGCTACGAGGAAAAAAGAGGAAAACAGATTGAGTGCTCTCTCCATTCAGATATTTGCATCGCCTCCCCACCAACAACTCTAATACCCTATAGCATCAGGTACGTCACTCCACCAAATTCCTACCACTCCACCCTTTTACATTTGGGTTTCTCCACTCTCCTCGTTACTTGTATACATTTGGTTTCATAACATCGATTGTTTTCTTGCAGGTGCCATTTCCCCTATTCGTCCACACCTTGTTGTTCGCTGCATGCACCCACATTGTAGGCTTCTTTTCCTCGACCTTCCCCATTCCGCCATTGCACCCCTGGTAACAATATATCTATCAACAACTCTTGCTCTGGccattttcattttgaaaaataTACTTTGTTGCTCTTTGCACCTATAATATACTGCTTAATATGAACTCCCCATCACTACACTTCCCTGCACTAGTTAACTTTGTTACAACATAATTGCATTGCAACTAACACCTCTTCCACCTGCACCGCATTCTATATTTTATTTACAGTTTTGTCTAAAACACTTTTACATACATTAATACTAACTTTCCATGTCTCTTTCACATTTAGCTTCATTCTCATTAAATACAACTTCAATTGTTTGTTGTTACCTCCTCTGCTATACTCAATCTACTAAGATAAACTTAAAAAAAAGCAACCTCACTCTGCCAGGTACATTTAACTCGCTGTCCACTCCTTTATTATACTTCTTTTTCCAACTTAACAATCTATTTTTCTCTAATGCAACCCTTTGCAATGCAGCTCCACCTCTTTTGTTAAAACAGAAACACTTTTCCAATGCAGTTTCCCTCCGCTTGGATAACTCAGTTTTAGTTCTGCTAAAATCAGGTACATTCAACCCACTCTCCCCCCTTCCTCTTCTTTGTTTCTGTTCTAACACCTGTCCATTCAATTTGCAGAATTTTcatagttaatatatatatatatatatatatatatatatatatatatatatatatatatatatatatatatatatatatatatatctgtgtgttaCAAATCTGCTGTTTTTTACATCTATGCTATGCAACCCATTGACAATGCTGTTTCCTCTCAACGTATCCTTGGTGAGATACCATGATAAGACCTTCTCTACATGACacatttttagaatttctttaTGCAATTTACTATGTGGATGTTTTATATTACCATGTAATCTACTCTTTAATTTAAAAACTTTCTTATAACATCGCTTCCTTACAAAAAATATAcacattcacttcattttgcagGTCTCCTTTGGCCCAGAAAAGGTTACATTTTCCAGCCAATTCAGCAAATTTTGGGTGAAACAAAAGGTAAACTCCTTCCAAATAATCACTATAACTTGCTGCTATGATCTCTACATTTAACAAACTTATATTCATTCCTGTTTATTTCACATCCACACACACTCTATATAAACTTTTTTTGTACGTTCCCAATACAGTTAGCCATCATCTCTTGCACATTCCACACAAACAGTGAAAGTCCAATTACAAAACAAGCCCCTCACACAGAAGGTACGCTTCGATTCCTCTCCACCTCTCCTCTATACTTTTAATATACAAATTATTCCAACTAATAGTTGACTTCAATTGATTTCGTCACCCCTGCAGGAATCTATTCCAACCAACTGTACACTGTCTTAAAACACATTCCACATCAGATTGCCCACCTCTATTCTACAGCTCGCTCTTGCAGCTTCCTCTGCCAGATTTATATAAACTTATTGTTCTCTTCCACCATTTCGGCTCGCCTATCGGCGCACCGTTGCAGGCACTAAACCTGCAACTGCTAGTTATATTCTGCAATTTTAAACCTtttaatatattattcaaaatatattttactatTAATATAACTACACTTCCTTTTGATATATTGCACTTCCTTTTTTGATAGCTAATATATTTTTAGGCTCAACATCAACTACAGGGGTACCCAATTTTAATTAGCCAACGCTTTGAGAAGCAACTTCCAAAGTGAAAATGCTTATATCTAACTCCTAAGTTTGCGGGTTTGTGGTCATGTGAATCAAGGGCAGGAAACAATTGATACCTGAAGTGTGTTGGATTAAAAACCCCAAACGATCAACTTTAGGGCTCTCTATCCTCTACTGCTTTGAAGTTTGAGAGTACACAGTTATTAAACATTATTGCAATGGCGGAGGAAGAATCACAGAACGGAGAAATTATTGAGAGGCCAATCGATGGGAGCAAAAAGCATCCCTTAGAGCGACCATGGACATTTTGGTTCGACAATCCCTCTGCAAAATCCAAATCGGCAGCCTGGGGCAGCTCCCTTCGCTCTATTTACACATTCAGTACTATCGAGGACTTTTGGTGGTGAGTTTTCAGAAAATCCCACCCAAAAGATTGTTTTAAAGCTAAATTATGTCAAAAAAGGATTTAGTGTTTGGTCAGGCCAATATAGAATGATTTGGTGCTGCTGCCTCTGTTATGCAGTTTATACAACGGTTTGTTTTTGCCGAGCAAACTCCCACCTGGGACTGATTTTCATTGCTTCAAGGAGGGGGTGGAGCCCAAATGGGAGGACGTTCAATGTGCCCACGGAGGAAAATGGACTGTCAACAATACCCGGGGCGGCAAGGATGAACTCGATAAAATCTGGCTTAACACGGTGACTTCCCAATTCAATTTCATTCCCTTAAATTTCTTAGCCAAAGTAGATCAGACTTGTTTGTGATcgtagttttttatattttatttttttaaatacacCTTAGTTTTCTTGTTTCCCGGTTAAATCTAGGATGTTTTTATGCGCTAACTTGAGCGATTTGTGGGGTAATTTACATTTGTCAGATGTACAAAGTAGTTTACACGCACTAATGCAACTTTGGAGCCTTATGGGCGTGTGACAAATGTTCTAATGCATCCCATAACCCTTACACCAAAGTTTGGGATGAATAACACTCTTAAGATTAGGACCGTATTATATTTACACCTCTATTCACCCTTTAGTCCATACACAACCGTCTTGTCACATGCTTGCCAAAGTTATGGATTTGCCTGCAAATGTGGTTATTGCACTAATATAACCCATAAACCTTACATGACAACATTGCTGCTTGTCTGTTTGAGTCATCACCTTATTATTCGGTGATAAGGATTTTAAAGGATCATATTCTTATGCACGTACCTAATCACTGTTACACTACAAATTCCTGGAGATTTAGAATAATAAATTCATCTAACCCGGTATGCTGAAAATTTGATTTTATCTGATTTTGTATCTGTCAAATTTGGTTATGGGTGCAGTTGTTAGCCATGATTGGCGAGCAATTTGATGAGGGTGATGAGATTTGTGGGGTGGTGGCAAGTGTACGGGCCAGATCAGAAAAGATTGCCTTGTGGACCAGGACTGCTGCTAATGAAGCTGCCCAGGTAATTTTTTCTATATAATTAGTACATACTTAAAGATGGAAATTATTTATCTTGTATGATTTAAGGGAAAACACAATAAGATGCAAGTACAATTCAAATAACAGAAGCAAAAATCTGGAAAAAATCTCGATTAATCATGATTTCAAAAAAATCAGACATCTCAACAATTGTTTCCCCGATCTATAGTAAAAATCTTTGACATCTGGtcaacaatttatgacaatttaaatCATGATTAATCTGCAAAAAATCTCATTGAAAAACACAATTAATCTGGCAAAAAATTGTGTCCCTTTCTCACGACCCATGAAACCCTGAAATGcaccaaaaaaatgataaaatgtgGTCGTGCGATGTCTTCCAGCAGCAAAATTGCAACAGATGTGGTTAGGATGTCTTCCAGCAGTAAAATTGTGATGGATTCCAGATGCAACAGTAGAAGTTGTCGAAGGCCTAGCAACCAAATATGCTGAAAAAAGATAACTAAGATTTAATTTTTGACTCTATACACTGTCTGAAAATGGTATAGTGATGTCAATTAAAGTTTTGTATTGATTTGTTTCAATTCCCAGATTTGTGCCATTTGATGTTTTAAGTCTTTGATCTTTTAGAAAGGTCTACTTTACAGTTCAgagaaagaaaatcaaatttcaTTAATTGCTAGTTTCAAATTTGTCAGATTACAACAGAGTTAGAGGCTGATCAGAGCATTTTTGGCTCTCGTAATTTGCATCTGCATATTAATTCCAGATTTAATCATCTATTTAGCTGGACTTTTCTGTTTACAAGAGCACATAGctctatttaaaaaaatcaaagatTTCAGTTTCAAGAAATCATATGTTAGGTTTTCACTCTCATTATATTGGCAGGTTTCAGATTGGAGCCTCCCTAGAAATAGATCAACAAGGCACATCATTAGAAAGAAAGAGTAAGAGAGGGTAGCAAAAAAACATTTGTTACACTTTGTAGGGCCGGCctacaaaaactactcaaccttCTTCCTTCAGCCTCCCCTATCTTCTTAGACTCAGTTTGACATTTACTTTTGATCCAAAAGGGAAATGTTTGGATCAAAGAGATGAACCACTACCTTTCTTTCTTGAAGGTTAGCCTTTCCTTTATTTTCCTCTTGTTCTTTATTTAATAATAGTTACTCTTTCAGCAACTTACCTCACAATCACCCTACCAGCAAACCGCCTACAAAAAGGTATAATGGAAGCATTTGATGACACTATATAGACCAAAGTGGATAAGATAATTTCTGCCAGTGAAAACAATATACTGAGTAAATAATGGTCTTGACTCTTCATTACTACTTTTTGAAGGGAATATCTTGTTGCCAGGGCTATAATAATTGTTAATTTTaatttgaaacttgatttttgcaTGTACGTTTCTGCCTTTTTGTGCTCATAATTGAATAGCCAATATCATGTCCATGGGGTTCAAAAAGTAGACTTAGTTTTAACAGAGAAGTGCAATGGTAAGGGGATTTAAATTACAAAACGGTAACTAAGGATTCAGCATAAATAAATATGAAATCAAACAATGGGGTGAAATAGTTAAATCCCAAATTACAAGAGCAATGTAAAATAGCCTTGTGAGGGAAGGACTCCTCAAGAAAGCAGGGAGCTGCAAAGATGAAACCTCCCAAGTAGTATCCTCGGCAAGTAGGTTCCTTAAGCTTTGTAATAAGTTATAACTAAAAAAATCTACTCTATTGGGCATTACTGTCCATGTATTTAGTTGAATTGCTGCTGTTCTAATTTTTAGAAAGAAATGCATTTTATATTActtaaaagaattttaaatttacTTTAGATTCCAATAAGGCTACATAATCATTTTTCCAATGTCATGTTGTTCCATAATCATTTTAACCTTCTCAGACTATGAATGGAAAATGTTTTCTTCATTGATCTATTTAAGATGGCTCCACTATATAAAGAGTCTCCACACTTGCCTCCATGTTGCTGCATTTTTTTCCCCCTAAAATCAGGCCTAGAAAAACAACTTGCACAGAAAGAAAAATTCGGCATGAAAAATATGGATGCAAATTTTAGTTTAAAACTTGTTTAGGGGATTCTTCCAAGAAgccaaagtgtttaagtacaaatttCCTAACAGTTGTTGGATcgctgtctgataaattttgatttcagttacttcatagacttaggTAATAGTTGATCTCAGGCTTAGACAACTCtttggtgactgccctcttaaaaagttaagTGAACATTTGCCTTTGTTTGGTCTTTTTGTACATGATAAAGTACGAACATCattgatatgaatataaacaacaaaaatctattttctataattcatgggttaaactttctattttatttgctctctatatctttatgctatggaaatgcccttaaatttaaaaaaaatagtttttctctcttttttctatggttgttttatatttttttaaatccaaAATTTCCTTTGActttttcccaattttttcaaaaaatcttatacttttggtttgccgattttttccccaaatgatttttgctGCTCTGATTCAAATTACAATTGACATATTTTTTGTAAGAATGAACGGTTAAGCATGGTGGAGTTCATCAGCAAGCTGAGAATACTGTATATATACAATGCTATTATCAAGTTGTAGAGTACACTGCTCTTCATGAAAATGAGCAGAGTGAAGTTTCTGCTTGGTTGCAGGTTAACTAAAAATCTTGACATTTAAACTAATTATGAAACTTCAAATTCAGGTGGTTAGAGTCTGTATATGACTTCCTTCTAAGGTTCAGTGGTCCAACCCTTTTTAATTTAAGCCAGTGATGCCCAGTGCTCAGCCTCAAACATTAACATCACTTATTCAGACAGCCGGATCTCCTGTAGGGGGGCACATGCCATTTCCAGGAGGGAAGCCAATTTCTAATGATTTGGGGTTACTCCAAACTGAAGGATGTCAGTCTTACAAATAGGAAAAACCTAATAGTCTTTCCTTTCCATCATGGGCAAGAGTGTTTTCCCATCCTGATTGAGTGCCAGGCTTTAGATACTGGTTACAAGGTTATTCTCTATGTTCCAGTGAAGGGATCTGAAATTAGGTCACCTTGGTGGGAGCTAGATACTGGTTACAAGGTTATTCTCTATGTTGTTGCATTGTAGATGGCTTGTAAATCCTTGTTAGAACCCTGTATTATTTACAATTGGTATTGTCTATTTGATCCTTGCTGAAAAACCCTGTATTATTTACGATTGGCATTGTCTACTTGATCCGTGCTGAAAACATTGAAATGTTAAAGGTTTTGTTTGGAATTTTAGACATTTTAAGGGTATTTGCATATTCTCCAAGGAAATGTCTGTTTAACAGTAAAGATATATTTCTTCGCAGGCATCAAATAAAAATTGTAGATGTCTTGGATTTCTTCTAGGTGTGATGAACCTATCTACTTTTTCtgcattgcttgtttgtttttAAGCCAAAACCAAGGGACCTGGAGACGTCCCCTGATTTCAGTGGACTTATTTTAATGTCTACGTTAGTTGATGGTTTGGAATCTCTGAAACTGTTGGTGGTGCTTCCACATCCTGGAGCAACTTTGGCAGAATTTGATGTAGCATTAAAGAACATTTAAAAAGAAAAGTATGCACGTAACTTGATGTCTGGCACTTTGATATGCTGAATTATTAACTTTGTAATTTATTCAGGTTTTGTTGAATTTTAGTGCTGATCATGCACATAATAATGCTATTATGCTTAGGTTTTGTTGTATTTCTAATATTTAATTTATGCATTTTTCAAAGGTTAACCAAACCTTGGACCCTTGAAAATAGTGTTTCCTAGACCTGAATTTGTATCTGCATTTGTTTCCGGTTAACTTagctaatatttttatttaattatatatcatACAAAATCCAGTTTATTGTTTTAAAAAGGCCCAGATTAGAGCCACATATAAACTATATGAGTAATTGTAGTGATTGGTTTCGTATGACATCTTCACTTCTGTTATGCTAAGTTGTTAGTTCAGGTTTGGTTTTGGTGTTTGAGTTTGCCGGTGTGAAAGTCTTTAGCCCAGGTTTGGTACAGCCAGGTATGACTGTACATTGTATGTGTGTGTGCTGACTTGGACGCATGTGTTGTAAGGTTTACCATAGTCATTTATATAGCTAGTTGGAGTGGCATTGTGGTTGCTTCTTGTTCAAATGACCCAAGTTATAACTTGATGCTCTCGATGAAGATTATTGATTGCATTCACTATTTTTTAGTGATTTGACATAAATGATATAACTTTGAATTTTCAATTACGTTTATCAATATCAATTGTGTTTTCAATTCTGTATATATTATTTTACAAATTATCAGTTATCTTTATCAATATCAACAGTATTGTCAACTCTGTATCTTTTTGCTGCaactattaaaaatatataaaaatatcttTAGCAACGTCATTGTgttttcaattttctctgtgtatttttattaatttttattatttgcaaaaagaaaagtaaagaaaacaaAGTTGATATTGATAAAAATATAGAAAATTGAAAATATAGTTGATATTAATAATAGATAACTGATAATTCAATGTTTTATCATATATGTCAAATCAAtacaaattaataaatataatcaaTAATCTTCACGTTGCTCTCAACTGAGAGCATCAAAACCATCAATTGGGTCATTTAAACCACAGGCAAGCACGATGCTATTCACATTGGATACATCTTTTGTAAGAGCCTCCTCATCCTCTAAAGTGATTCTGGCATTAGATGCATCCAAGCTGGCACACATAGGTGTTACACCCCCATTCTGTGTTGCCTCTGGCTTGTAGTTGATTCCCTTTTGT
The nucleotide sequence above comes from Cryptomeria japonica chromosome 11, Sugi_1.0, whole genome shotgun sequence. Encoded proteins:
- the LOC131069656 gene encoding uncharacterized protein LOC131069656; translation: MLKQLHLPVARCLAQNSRQTNPEYNKDEQLPSELLLSPNEQVMLIANLWIQASLVNGSLGQIRSIIYDTDSRPPDLPKYVVVEFKNYSGPHWDNANPKFVPIPPITRGSRTQLPLAMAWALTIHKSQGLTLDEATIDIGKAEKQGLTFTVLSRVKSLHDLRIEPPFSFERYSKLQSNAYTATRKKEENRLSALSIQIFASPPHQQL
- the LOC131069718 gene encoding eukaryotic translation initiation factor 4E-2; the encoded protein is MAEEESQNGEIIERPIDGSKKHPLERPWTFWFDNPSAKSKSAAWGSSLRSIYTFSTIEDFWCLYNGLFLPSKLPPGTDFHCFKEGVEPKWEDVQCAHGGKWTVNNTRGGKDELDKIWLNTLLAMIGEQFDEGDEICGVVASVRARSEKIALWTRTAANEAAQMSVAKQWKEFIDYNDKIGYIFHDDAKKDKSVKNRYTL